In a single window of the Zingiber officinale cultivar Zhangliang unplaced genomic scaffold, Zo_v1.1 ctg59, whole genome shotgun sequence genome:
- the LOC122037517 gene encoding protein trichome birefringence-like 34, whose translation MNDMAKKSNNAAALLVPFLFSLILVLVIAISLSYDKVNRILPISTVEHQEQEAMMRSSTVSDESSTESEGCDLFSGRWVFDDERRPLYSGLQCEYMHDEVACEKYGRRNLKHQQWRWQPNGCDIPRFDAGKFLTRLIGKRIVYVGDSLNRNQWVSMVCMVESFISSESKSMIYNGSLMSFRAKDFNASIDFYWSPLLLESNCDDPVNHRKTNRIMRANSIETHARQWADADILVFNSYLWWKQPGMKMKVLHGSFEDEIKKVEELEMVEGFELALKEWSGWLELNQNPNAKLFFVSLSPTHVWGDEWGAASNQNCYNETEPIHREGYASRGSDHKMLHMVENTIMKMRRKGLSVQLLNITQLSEYRKDGHPSVYRRYWVNLTQEQLANPTSYSDCTHWCLPGVPDAWNELLYSYIVL comes from the exons ATGAATGACATGGCTAAGAAGAGTAACAATGCTGCTGCTCTTCTCGTTCCCTTCTTGTTCTCCTTGATCTTAGTTTTGGTGATTGCCATCTCGCTTTCCTACGATAAAGTGAATCGCATCCTCCCAATTAGCACAGTCGAGCACCAAGAGCAAGAGGCAATGATGAGAAGCAGTACTGTGAGCGATGAATCTAGCACAGAGTCGGAGGGCTGTGACTTGTTCTCCGGGAGGTGGGTTTTCGATGACGAGAGGCGCCCATTGTATTCGGGATTACAGTGCGAGTACATGCATGATGAGGTAGCTTGCGAGAAGTATGGCCGGAGGAATCTCAAGCATCAGCAATGGAGGTGGCAGCCAAATGGATGCGACATCCCCAG GTTTGATGCTGGCAAATTTCTGACAAGATTAATAGGAAAAAGAATTGTGTATGTGGGTGATTCCCTCAACCGGAATCAATGGGTATCAATGGTGTGCATGGTGGAGTCTTTTATAAGCAGTGAGAGCAAATCTATGATCTATAATGGCTCACTGATGTCCTTTAGAGCAAAG GATTTCAATGCATCGATTGACTTCTACTGGTCTCCTTTGTTGCTAGAATCTAACTGTGATGATCCAGTGAACCACAGAAAGACAAACCGCATCATGCGGGCGAATTCGATCGAGACGCATGCTCGACAATGGGCAGATGCGGATATACTCGTGTTCAACTCTTATTTATGGTGGAAACAGCCTGGGATGAAGATGAAGGTCTT GCATGGATCGTTTGAGGATGAGATCAAGAAGGTAGAGGAGTTGGAGATGGTAGAGGGCTTTGAGTTAGCACTCAAGGAATGGTCCGGTTGGCTCGAATTGAATCAGAACCCCAATGCCAAGCTTTTCTTTGTCAGCTTGTCACCAACACATGTTTG GGGAGATGAGTGGGGTGCAGCAAGCAATCAAAATTGCTACAATGAAACAGAACCAATTCACAGAGAAGGGTATGCAAGTAGAGGATCAGATCACAAGATGTTGCACATGGTTGAGAACACCATCATGAAAATGAGGCGAAAAGGCCTAAGCGTGCAGTTGCTTAACATAACTCAGCTGTCAGAGTATCGAAAAGACGGGCATCCCTCCGTTTACAGGAGATATTGGGTTAATCTAACGCAAGAACAACTTGCCAACCCTACTAGCTATTCGGACTGCACACATTGGTGTCTTCCAGGAGTTCCTGATGCATGGAATGAGCTCCTTTATAGTTACATTGTTTTGTAA
- the LOC122037512 gene encoding laccase-3-like, with translation MECFPKINLLLTFLLALNSLLFYGIDAEVQHHDFVVQETPVKRLCAAHNIITVNGQFPGPTIEVKNGDTIIINVVNQARYNVTLHWHGVRQLRTAWADGPEFVTQCPIKPGGSYRYRFTIQGQEGTLWWHAHSSWLRATVYGALIIRPKENTSYPFAMPKREIPLILGEWWDRNPIDVVREATRTGGSPNISDAFTINGQPGDLYNCSHKETTVIPVKAGETNLLRFINAALNNELFVAIANHKMTVVATDASYTKPFTTSVLMLAPGQTTDVLVTMDQPLSRYYIAARAYASAKNVAFDNTTTTAILEYDCGCAQPAPPPPPIFPALPAYNDTAAVSAFNAGIKSPSSVEVPGPVDENLFFTVGLGLFDCPKGKTCDGPNNSRFAASMNNVSFVFPGVTSLLQAHYHRLPGVFTTDFPAVPPVAFDYTAENVSSGLSQPVEGTKVYKLKYGSVVQLVLQGTNIVTGENHPIHIHGYDFYILAEGFGNFNPAKDNAKFNLVDPPMRNTVGVPVNGWAVIRFVANNPGIWLMHCHLDVHITWGLAMAFLVENGEAELQSLESPPLDLPAC, from the exons ATGGAGTGTTTCCCCAAAATTAATCTTCTTCTTACCTTCCTTTTAGCTCTCAATTCACTTCTCTTTTATGGAATCGACGCAGAAGTGCAGCACCACGACTTCGTG GTGCAAGAGACGCCGGTGAAGAGGCTGTGCGCGGCTCATAATATCATCACCGTCAACGGGCAGTTTCCGGGGCCGACCATAGAGGTCAAGAACGGCGACACGATCATTATCAATGTCGTCAATCAAGCGAGATACAATGTCACACTTCACTG GCATGGAGTGAGGCAGCTGAGGACGGCGTGGGCGGACGGGCCGGAGTTTGTGACGCAGTGCCCCATCAAGCCAGGCGGCAGCTACAGGTACAGGTTCACGATCCAGGGACAGGAAGGGACTCTGTGGTGGCATGCGCACAGCTCCTGGCTCAGGGCCACTGTCTATGGAGCTCTCATCATCCGTCCCAAGGAAAACACTTCCTACCCATTCGCCATGCCTAAGAGAGAGATCCCTCTCATACTCG GGGAGTGGTGGGACAGGAATCCCATTGACGTCGTCAGAGAAGCAACGCGCACCGGTGGCTCTCCCAACATCTCCGATGCCTTCACCATCAACGGCCAGCCCGGTGATCTCTATAACTGCTCCCACAAAG AGACCACTGTGATTCCGGTGAAGGCCGGCGAGACGAATCTCCTCCGTTTCATTAACGCTGCGCTCAACAACGAGCTCTTCGTCGCCATCGCTAACCACAAGATGACGGTGGTGGCCACCGACGCCTCGTACACCAAGCCCTTCACCACCTCCGTGCTCATGCTCGCTCCGGGTCAAACCACCGACGTGCTCGTCACCATGGACCAACCTCTCTCCCGCTACTACATCGCGGCGCGCGCCTACGCCAGCGCCAAGAACGTAGCCTTTGACAACACCACCACCACCGCCATCCTCGAATACGACTGCGGTTGCGCCCAACCGGCTCCACCCCCACCGCCCATCTTCCCCGCACTCCCGGCCTACAACGATACCGCCGCCGTCTCAGCCTTCAACGCCGGGATTAAGAGCCCCTCCTCCGTCGAGGTCCCAGGCCCCGTCGATGAGAACCTTTTCTTCACCGTTGGTCTCGGCCTCTTTGACTGCCCCAAAGGAAAGACTTGCGACGGGCCCAACAACAGCCGCTTCGCCGCCAGCATGAACAATGTCTCGTTCGTTTTCCCAGGGGTCACCTCCCTACTTCAGGCCCACTACCATCGGCTGCCCGGCGTCTTCACCACCGACTTCCCGGCGGTGCCACCCGTGGCCTTCGACTACACGGCGGAGAACGTGAGCAGTGGCCTGTCGCAGCCGGTGGAGGGGACGAAGGTGTACAAGCTGAAGTACGGCTCGGTAGTGCAGCTGGTCCTGCAGGGCACCAACATCGTCACCGGCGAGAATCACCCGATCCACATCCACGGCTACGACTTCTACATTCTAGCGGAGGGGTTCGGGAACTTCAACCCGGCGAAGGACAACGCCAAGTTCAACTTGGTGGACCCGCCGATGCGCAACACCGTGGGTGTGCCGGTGAACGGCTGGGCCGTGATCCGCTTCGTGGCGAACAACCCCGGCATCTGGCTCATGCACTGCCACTTGGACGTGCACATCACTTGGGGACTAGCCATGGCCTTCCTGGTGGAAAATGGAGAGGCGGAGCTGCAGTCCCTTGAATCCCCGCCCCTTGATCTGCCGGCTTGCTGA
- the LOC122037513 gene encoding PAN domain-containing protein At5g03700-like → MGRAFPFFLLLSLRLFLHYASSASSFPTGSRVTVGFPSPFQPGFIGRAYVLSAGNAPPGLRAALSVEAVQGRYSCSMVVLLGGLKVWSSDHSARFAPAGSCILYLTVDGDLQIKDSTGRVGWRSGTPGVGVQSVRLQKRTGNLILADATNRTRWQSFDHPTHTLLWRQQLNSSGKLTSYPVNSSASYSFEVEQDKVAAYLHWKGHTYSYWELKPRPRRRIAFVKQASNGLKVFDERSKKIAQILAMNSEAVRFLSFGSKGNVGLYYYSASRGEFEASYRALRFCDLPLPCGPYGVCSPTESCSFLQISGLEYQADFCESATADLEMVELEGIVTVLRSPSPTVNVSKEECLLSCLEDCSCAAALYLNGNGNGDGNGDGMVGTGDSCNHYVLVGGAREVEMGAADESSYWIKIAKKASGRRDASSGLTMKVLVGGGIVDGVALCVIVAGLLYYFIKVRKRSIESRTNH, encoded by the exons ATGGGACGTGCCtttcccttcttcctcctcctcagtCTCCGCCTCTTCCTCCACTATGCAAGCTCTGCCTCGAGCTTCCCCACTGGCAGCCGTGTCACCGTCGGCTTTCCTTCCCCGTTCCAGCCAGGCTTCATAGGGAGAGCCTACGTGCTCTCCGCCGGGAATGCCCCGCCGGGCTTACGGGCGGCGCTCAGCGTCGAGGCCGTCCAAGGCCGCTACTCCTGCTCCATGGTCGTTCTCCTCGGAGGCTTGAAGGTGTGGTCATCAGACCATTCTGCGAGATTCGCTCCGGCCGGAAGCTGCATCCTCTATCTCACCGTCGACGGCGACCTGCAGATCAAGGACAGCACCGGCCGCGTCGGATGGCGTTCGGGAACTCCGGGCGTAGGCGTGCAG AGTGTCCGCCTTCAAAAGAGAACGGGCAATCTCATCCTCGCCGACGCGACGAACCGAACCAGATGGCAAAGCTTCGACCACCCGACGCACACGCTGCTCTGGAGACAGCAACTCAATTCCTCGGGCAAGCTCACGTCCTACCCGGTCAATTCCTCCGCGTCCTACTCCTTCGAGGTGGAGCAGGACAAGGTCGCCGCCTACCTGCATTGGAAAGGCCACACCTACTCCTACTGGGAGCTGAAGCCTCGGCCGCGCAGAAGAATCGCGTTCGTCAAGCAGGCATCCAACGGGCTCAAGGTGTTCGACGAAAGATCCAAGAAAATTGCTCAAATCCTGGCGATGAATTCTGAGGCTGTTAGATTCTTGTCCTTCGGAAGCAAAGGCAACGTCGGCCTCTACTACTACTCTGCCTCGCGAGGCGAGTTCGAGGCGTCGTACAGAGCTCTCCGGTTCTGTGACCTCCCGCTTCCATGCGGACCTTACGGCGTCTGTTCTCCCACTGAAAGCTGCTCGTTTCTGCAAATTTCCGGACTGGAATACCAGGCCGACTTCTGCGAGTCGGCGACCGCTGACTTGGAGATGGTGGAGCTGGAAGGGATCGTGACTGTGCTGAGAAGCCCATCGCCGACGGTCAACGTTAGCAAGGAGGAGTGTTTGCTTTCCTGCTTGGAAGATTGTTCTTGTGCCGCCGCTTTGTACCTGAATGGCAATGGCAATGGCGATGGCAATGGCGATGGCATGGTCGGTACGGGAGACTCGTGCAACCACTACGTTCTCGTCGGCGGCGCACGAGAGGTAGAGATGGGGGCGGCCGATGAATCTAGCTATTGGATAAAAATCGCCAAGAAAGCGAGTGGGCGTCGTGACGCTTCTTCCGGTCTGACGATGAAGGTCCTTGTCGGTGGTGGGATCGTCGACGGGGTTGCGCTTTGTGTGATCGTCGCAGGACTTTTAtactatttcatcaaagttcgtAAAAGATCAATTGAATCAAGAACTAATCATTGA
- the LOC122037508 gene encoding uncharacterized protein LOC122037508, translating to MCILCVVPRWSRKIATLLPWLLFPVLLFWGMSPLLPPRLRFEVTSPRIACLTVLVLTLVWYKALVPLLNYLQACMAARERERQRALAIDMQTLLKTAIRRCRNCHTPYRDQNPTGGRFKCSYCGQFSKRPILDLPCSVRSSSFSELMRSCGWIWSQDRQAQRNTNWSCSTVAKFSSFLIFFPFNLIFYLFVSMRWLCRVVFRNSSSDDGSDTDHKGALYKSEDDGGNLHERRWEKTRRKAEEKRQTKMEKEMLEEEERKQREEVAKLIEERRKMRDEKLKAEGETSKGSIVDEERDSNKHGKKRRKDRRNDKDRGSSKSNSDVEDLEKRVSNMNERKYGFYNKNRNERHDAMRNPAVMSKAHALDTSHGNKMVTGKTRYSSHITGNFSSRGFDGSIFFGRNTQNPTSVVKKPIKPVTVFMNHTFKNVRKSQVAGDVSVNTMSSGDSSFLKGNLHQPMNSSVQPRQATLKKPWHQLFTNPAPTNPATTSTSRNNNSEVEAQITDLNNQKLRSDNFCDSQTNFAQPFPLTSMTSSSFLFSSTSPKSLSVESLFTSIKDSTSSFTSEEAENFEDPCYVPDIISLLGPVSEELDNFPLDTSSDFLCNDKVVESQVLKSPSASGIISKPSPIECPISRLQNSEEKQTSFGQVSCNKSQDLHMTNVDESQGIWQMWEPPLDQNIGLLGGPSRWLSTIGHQNPEQEDILNIFSNNSLISQSMKGSPALLSAKSPQHVLGGIQQNGVTHGANSAAMNGSDPWMQIRPLQSLASDEENHLLPLSLIDNMQQNDAMIISPNKSKHDCSIVSPISWLSSKIFRSNWYHNLIPWLMVYLIPSSCARRSKLYPLFSDLTSTNRQRDFIGSSETQMFSGELTILVLLKLYYQQSGVCLTRVDAELI from the exons ATGTGTATACTTTGTGTAGTTCCGAGGTGGTCGCGGAAGATTGCCACCTTGTTGCCTTGGCTGCTGTTCCCAGTTCTTCTGTTTTGGGGCATGTCGCCGCTCCTCCCTCCGCGGCTGCGCTTTGAGGTCACCTCGCCTAGGATCGCTTGTCTGACCGTCCTCGTCCTGACACTCGTCTGGTACAAGGCTTTGGTGCCGCTATTGAATTATTTGCAGGCTTGCATGGCAGCTCGCGAACGCGAGCGCCAGCGGGCACTTGCAATTGACATGCAGACGCTTTTGAAGACTGCCATCCGCCGCTGCCGGAACTGTCACACCCCATACAGGGATCAGAATCCTACTGGAGGCCGCTTCAAGTGCTCTTACTGTGGCCAATTTTCTAAAAGGCCCATCTTGGATCTCCCATGTTCTGTTAGGAGCTCTTCGTTCAGTGAACTTATGAGGAGTTGTGGATGGATATGGAGTCAGGATCGGCAAGCCCAGAGAAACACCAATTGGAGTTGTTCTACTGTTGCGAAATTCTCATCATTTCTCATTTTCTTCCCTTTCAAtctgattttctatttatttgtcaGTATGAGATGGCTCTGTAGAGTAGTATTCAGAAACAGTTCGTCAGATGATGGTTCTGACACTGACCACAAAGGGGCGTTATATAAGAGTGAGGATGATGGAGGGAACCTGCATGAGAGAAGATGGGAGAAAACCAGGAGGAAAGCTGAAGAGAAACGTCAGACAAAGATGGAAAAAGAGATGctggaagaggaagaaagaaagcaAAGAGAGGAAGTTGCAAAGCTgatagaagaaagaagaaagatgaGAGATGAGAAATTGAAAGCTGAGGGAGAAACTTCAAAGGGCTCCATTGTTGACGAGGAAAGAGACAGTAATAAGCacggaaagaaaagaagaaaagatagaAGAAACGACAAGGATAGGGGATCTAGCAAGAGCAATTCTGATGTTGAGGATTTAGAGAAAAGGGTGAGCAACATGAATGAGAGAAAGTATGGGTTTTACAATAAGAATAGGAATGAGAGACATGATGCAATGAGAAATCCAGCAGTGATGTCAAAGGCACATGCCTTGGATACTTCACATGGAAATAAAATGGTAACAGGTAAAACAAGATACTCTAGTCATATAACTGGCAACTTTTCATCAAGAGGTTTTGATGGCTCCATATTTTTTGGGAGAAATACCCAGAATCCAACTAGCGTGGTAAAGAAACCAATTAAACCAGTTACAGTTTTCATGAATCACACTTTCAAAAATGTCAGAAAGTCTCAAGTGGCTGGAGATGTAAGTGTTAATACTATGTCAAGTGGAGATAGTAGTTTTCTCAAAGGCAACCTTCATCAGCCT ATGAATTCATCTGTGCAACCACGCCAAGCTACTCTGAAGAAACCATGGCATCAACTATTCACTAATCCAGCTCCCACAAACCCTGCAACGACTTCAACAAGTCGCAATAATAACAGTGAAGTAGAAGCTCAGATTACAGACCTAAATAACCAGAAGTTGCGATCGGACAATTTCTGTGACAGTCAAACTAACTTTGCACAACCATTTCCTTTAACTTCTATGACCTCATCCAGTTTCTTATTTAGTAGTACTTCTCCCAAAAGCTTGTCAGTAGAATCCTTATTTACTTCCATTAAGGATTCAACATCAAGTTTCACATCAGAAGAAGCAGAAAATTTTGAAGATCCATGCTATGTGCCGGACATTATATCCTTGCTTGGTCCAGTTTCTGAGGAGCTTGACAATTTTCCATTAGATACAAGTTCTGATTTTCTTTGTAATGATAAGGTGGTGGAATCTCAAGTGTTAAAGAGTCCTTCTGCTTCTGGAATCATATCCAAGCCTTCTCCAATTGAGTGTCCTATTTCCAGATTGCAAAATTCAGAAGAAAAACAGACTAGTTTTGGCCAAGTTTCATGTAACAAGTCTCAGGATTTACATATGACAAATGTTGATGAGTCACAAGGTATATGGCAGATGTGGGAACCTCCATTGGATCAGAACATAGGGTTATTAGGAGGGCCTTCCAGATGGCTTTCAACTATAGGACATCAGAATCCAGAACAAGAAgatatattaaatattttctcaaaCAACTCTTTGATATCACAAAGCATGAAGGGGAGCCCTGCACTTTTGAGTGCCAAATCTCCACAGCATGTTCTTGGTGGTATTCAGCAGAATGGAGTCACACATGGTGCAAATAGTGCTGCTATGAATGGTAGTGATCCTTGGATGCAGATACGGCCTTTACAATCATTAGCTTCTGATGAAGAAAACCATTTACTTCCTCTGAGTCTCATAGATAATATGCAGCAAAATGATGCAATGATAATTAGTCCAAACAAGTCAAAACATGATTGCTCTATTGTATCTCCTATTAGTTGGCTGAG TTCAAAAATCTTTAGATCAAATTGGTATCACAATTTGATTCCCTGGCTAATGGTGTATTTGATTCCAAGTTCTTGTGCTAGGAGATCTAAATTGTACCCACTTTTCTCTGACTTGACCAGTACAAACAGACAGAGAGATTTCATTGGCTCGTCAGAAACCCAAATGTTTAGCGGTGAGTTGACAATACTTGTCTTGTTAAAGCTGTATTATCAACAATCTGGTGTTTGCTTAACAAGGGTGGATGCAGAATTAATTTGA